The nucleotide sequence GGAGGAGGCACCCGGGCTTTCCGATGCTCTCGCCATAAGTGGCATGTACGGTATAGCGGTCCATGACGGCCCTCAGATCGGAGTCGCCGCCCGCGAGGCCGATCTGCGGGAACGCGGGGTCTTCGTCAATGTAAACGCGGACCGGGCATTTCTCGAACTCGGGGAGCCACGTGACGTCGGACAGGCTGATGAGCGGCGCTTCGGGGGCAAGGCGGGCTATCGTGTCGCGGGGCGCGCCGGAAACGCTGCCGTGAACGTCCACGAAGGTCCAGCGTCCATCCAGCCCGTGGCGCCTGAAGAGGCCGGCGATGATGTCCGCACCGGTGGCGGGATCGTCACCCGAAACACCTTGCCGGGGATCGAAGCAGGCGTTCTCCCAACCGGCGTTCTCGACGAAGAACACGTCGTAACCCATGCGCGCCAGTCCCAGGACGTACTGAAGATGCGCGGCGATCTGCCCGCCCAAAGGGTAGCGGATCATATACCCGGCCACGAAAATCGGTTTCACGCCATGCACCGTTCCAGCATCGGCGGCAGGACGACCGAAGCGCTCAGGTATTCTTCCGCGATCTCCCGCGCGCGGCGACAGTGGAATGCGTAATCGCCGTTGATCGCCTCGATGCCCGCCAGGCATTCCTCCATCGTTCGGAAGGCGACGAAACCTTCCGTCGCCGGGATATTCTCGCTAAAACCCGTGTCCTGGCTGAGGACCGGCTTCCCGGCGGCGAGATAGTTGGCATCCCGTTCGCTGACCCACCCGCTCCACGTCTTGGCGTAGGCGTTCTTCGCGACGCTCCATTCCCCGCGCGATTGCGCGATGTACTCCTGGAACGTGGGGATGTCGCGCGTCACGTCACGGGGGTCTGTCACGATCCAGCCGTGTTCGCGCAGCAGGGCCTGCACATCCTCAAAAGCGGCAATGGCCAGTTCCAGCGGCTGCGACGTGCGGCGCGGCAGGTCCAGGAAACGGCGCAGTTCTATGTCCTTCTGGCCGTAGGTCTCACCATTGTACTCGGTCGGCTCGTAGGCGCTCCAGTTCGTCACCGTCGTCAGAGTCGTGGCATCGGGGCGGTGATCCGGCGTCCAGAGCGGAAGGTACACGGGCTGACGGCATGGCTGCCACGCAAAATGATCGCCGGGCACCGAGCAGTTCGGCCGCCCGATGTTCTCGGCGTATGTGAGATAGACGTTGTGGGCGCCGATGAAGTCGATGGTGTCCGCGTCGCCTTTCGCCACGGCGATCTGCTGAAAGCCGGGGTCGGTATCCACGAAGGCGCGTCGAGGTATCTGCATGTGCTCTTCGCGCAGTACGGTGGCGCCCGAGAGGTTCAGCCAGAGGTCCGCGGTGCGGTACAGCTCATCCACGGCCGGTTTCGGCAAACCGAAGAATCCGTGCTCGTAGTCCATGTAGGCCCAACGGTCACCCAATCCCACGGACTCCATGGCCTTTGCGAGATAGGGCAGGCTGTACGAGTAGTCGATGTCTACATTCTGGGTCACGGGGTTGTACGGAGGCGTGCCGTTGTCCTCCACATAGAACACGTCGTGGCCAAGATCTCGAAGGCCCAGCACGTACTGCAGATAGCACAATGTGACGCCTGCGACGGGGTATTGTCCGATGATGCCGGTAACGAGGATACGCATGGTAGGTTAAGGGTGCTGTCAGGCTGGCGCGAAAAGGTGCGAGGCGGGCCGTGCGCCGGGTTGGCCCGCCTTTGCGCTGCTACTCCGGGAGGTTCGCCCCGGGGTCGGTATTGTTCGAGATGACGCCCAGCGGGTCGTGCTTGTTTCCGCAGTATGCCACAGGCCAGTAGCCGTGGGAGTCCACATTGGGGAAACGGTATGCGAAGGGCCCGCTATCCGTTTTGGACCAGGCGACGTGTCCATCGGTGTAGGCGAAGTTCTTTCCCTCGCCATGCGGGTACGTTTTCAGATTGTCGTCCTCCGCCCACATTTGTGAGAAAAACTCGGCGGTGGAGTCGTTCCAGTCGAAAACGAGTTGTGCGCCCTTCTCGAACAAGAGGACAGTGTCCGCCGGGCGCTTGAGTTCGGTAACGGCGAGGCCGGACACATTGCGCGGAAAGGCATACCCCCGGATCGTTCCGCCTATCGGAATCTGCAGCCGTGCCGAGTTCGCGGGGCAGTCGAACGCTTTCACGCTCTTCACCTGGGCGAAAATGGCAGCGTCCCAGGTGGTTTCGGAATCCTGAAACCACCACCTGGGAAGGTGCGAGTCGTTGTCATCGGCATACGCGGTCATCGCATCGGTTAGCTGGTGCAGATTGGAGACACACGTCGTGGCGTACGCCCTTCGCTTCACAAGCGCAAAGACCGGGAACAGGATGGCGGCCAGAACGGCGATAATGGCGATGACCACCAGCAGTTCCAGCAGCGTGAAGCCCGGCCCGGCCAGTCGGCTCTTGCGGCAGTAGTAGTCCAACCTCATCTTGCTTCCTCGTTAGTTATCGCGGGTCGGTCACTCGCCCGCGGAATGTCCGGCTCAACCATGTCTACCATGGATGAATCCGCATCCATCAGGTGTATCAATATCACTTATGCGAGACTCTGCAGCCGGCGCATCTGTTCCACATGAGCCTCATGGCAGCGAGTCCAAACCGTGCACCGCGCGCAGAACGCGCAAGGCGTCAAGGATGCTGATGCTGCCATCTCCATACCCGGAAGGAGACGACGAAGGCTTGGGCGCCATATCTCCGGCCGCGATCATCAGTCCGTTCGCCGGTGTAAGACCCGCGGCGGCTGCCAGGAGCGCCGCGACATCGTGAATGGTGACGGCGCCGTCACCGTCCACGTCGCCCGGCAGGTAAACCGTTACGCTGCGGGACGCCTGAGCCGTGTTTCCGGCCTTATCCACGGCGGTCAGCCGAAGGGTATACACGCCCGGCGACAGCAGGGACGTGTTCCACGCGCCAAGCGAACCGCTGGAGACCGGCGAGGACAGCGTGGAAATCGTCGTGTAACTTGAAGGACTCGCTCCGGCCCCCGATTCCAGCGTGGCGTGATCGAAATGCGCGTCAGAGACCGTCCCGGTCACTGCGACGTTCCCCATCACGAAGGCGCCGACCGCGGGCGCAGCAATATTGACTGTGGGAGGCGTGTTATCGATCACCAGCGCGCTCGATGCGCCGGTGCTGGTGAGGCCAACGCCGTTGGTTGCCCTCACGGCAACGTAGTAGCTGCCCTCGGCAAGCCCGGCCGTGGACAGCGAGGTGGACGTTGCCGTCCCCATCGCCGTGAACGCTTTCACGTCTGTCGCGCCGGACGTTGTGCCAACCCCGTATTCATACCCGCTTATCCCGGACTCCGGGTCGGTGGATGACCACGAGATGGTGACGGACGACGCATTGTTCGCGTAGCCCGCGGAGAGCGTTACGATCGGCGTTGTCGGCGGAGTTGTGTCAGGACCGCCGGAGGCGTCGGCTATCCGCTGCGCATAGACCTGTCCGGCGCTGATATCGTGCCAATCTTCCCAAGCTACGATCGCTCCGCCGGCCCCGTCGGTCACCACACAAGGAGACTGTTCGTAGTACACCGATGCGGCTACCGGAGAGCCGTTGTCAGGCCACAACATTCCGCCTGTGCCGGTGAAATGCTGCACGTAGACGTCGGGGCTGTTCGTCCGGCTGTCCTGCCAGCCGGTAATGACCCCGGCGGCCCCATCGGACGCCGCCGACGGCGCTGTCTGGTCACCAATCGCATTGCAAATGGGCTTTCCGGTCCAGGACACGGCGCCCGCTGAGGACACCTTCGCGCCCAACACATCTACACCGTTGCCGGCGGCCAGGTATTCCAGTTCGGCGCTGCCGTCGCCGTTCGGGATCAGTATCGGTTCGTACTCGTCGAACGTTTCTGTCGCCACGCCGAGGCCGTTCGCCCCCCATTGAGGGGCCAGCGAAGCGTTCATTCGCTGGGCATAAACGTCGGCGTTCGTTGTCCCGTTGCGGTAGTCGTACCACGCGAAAAGGTATCCGCCCTGTCCATCCGGCTTCAGGTCGTTAAGCACCTGGTCGCCGGCCGCGTTGCACACAATCACGTGGGAACCGGCAGACCCCGTGGCCGACACCTCGGCCGCTTTCACGTCGGCCACGTTGGTGGTCCCGTTATCGGTCCAGCCGACGATGGCGCCGCCGCCAGCCTGGCTGACGATCAGAGGGCCGAAGTGTACTCCGGCCGCTTTCATCACGGCCACGCCCTCCGGCGTCCAGCTCATCGAGCCGTCGGCAAGGACGCGCTGAGCGTAGATGTCCTCTTCGGTGATCGGCCCCAGGGAAGACCGGAAATCCTCCCAGGCGACGATGGCGCCGTGCGCCCCGTCGGTGCAGATGACCGGGTGTTGCTGGATGTTGAGCGCAGAACAGACCGGCACGCCGTTCGCTATCCACTGAGGGCTGCCGTCCGACAGAATGCGCTGGGCGTAGATATTGGTGTCTGTGGCCCCCGCCCGGGAATCCGCCCACGCGACGATGATCCCGCCCGCGCCGTCACTCGCCGCGGTCGGACTGTCCTGTTCGCCATCGGCTGCGCACACTGCCACGCCGGACGCGCCCCACAACGGATTGCCGTTTTTGTCCAGATGCTGCGCCCTGATGTCGCCGCCCGTCCAACCTATGCTCGGAGTATAGTGCGCATACTCCGTCCACACCAGGAACACACCGCTCGCCCCGTCCGGTAGTGCCTTGATGCCGCCCTGGTAGAGCCCGGGAGATGGCGCGGCAATGACGCCGCCGGCCGTCCACAGGGATTGGAAGTCAGCGAGTGCGCCGGATGCCAACCCGGCCAGCAGAGAGGCGGCGGCCAATCCCTGCAACAAACTCGAAATCGTCGCCTTCATGTGTCTTGCATCCCACTTTTGTGCTTGCGATTGGTCAGCTCAGCACGGCGATGCGCACGGCCGACACCACGTCCTCCACGTCTCCCTCCGTCAGTTTCGCTGAAAGCGGCAGCGACAGCGTGCGGTCCGAGATCATCCGAGACACGGGGAAATCCTCCGGCCGGAAGCCGAACCGCTCCTGGTAGTACGGATGTAGGTGTAACCCTATATAATGAATGCCCGTTCCGATGTTCATCTCGTGAAGCCGCTCCTGGAACTCATCGCGCGTGAAATCCACTTCATCGAGCTTCAATAGAACCTGGAAGAGGTGGCGGGCGTGGGTAGTGTCCGGGTCTTCCGGGGCCGGCAGGTCCAGAGGCAGGTCCGCGAAAGCCTCCTTGTAACGGGCCCAGATCTCCCGGCGACGCACCGCCCAGTCATCCACTTTCCGCAGCTGGTGAATGCCGATGGCGGCCTGGAGGTCCATCATGTTGTACTTGAAGCCGGGCGCCACGACCTGGTAGTGCTTGTAGCCCGAGTCGCTGTAACGCTGCCATGCGCCCCGGCTCAAGCCGTGCAGGCCCCAAATCTCGAGGTCCCTTGCCCAATCCTCGCGATCGGTGGTGACCATGCCGCCTTCGCCGGTCGTCACGTTCTTGGTGGCGTAGAAACTGAAGCAGCCCATGTCGCCGATCGTCCCGCATTTGCGACCGTGATACACGCTTTCGATAGCGTGCGCGCAGTCCTCGATCACCCTGAGTCCGTGTTTGCGGGCGATGGCCATGATCGCATCCATGTTGCAGGGGCGGCCGGCAAAGTGGACCGGCACGATGGCTTTGGTCCTCTCCGTCACAGCGGCGTCGACGGCAGCCGGATTGATGTTTGAGGACGGCCATTCCACGTCCACGAATACAGGCGTGGCGCCGGTATGGACGACGGCGTTGGCGGTGGCGGCGAACGTCATATCAGGCACGATGACCTCGTCCCCCGGCCCCACCCCCGCCACCAGCATGGAGAGGTGCAGGCCCGCTGTGCAGCTGTTGAGCGCGTGGGAGTGCTGTGTTCCGACGTATTCGCGAAACATCCGCTCGAAGAGGGCGACCTTGGGACCGGTGCCGAGCCAGCACGAACGCAGGCTGTCCACTACCTCGTTGATCTCATCCTCTTCTATACGCGGGCTGCCGAAAATGAGGTAGTCTGCGCGCAACGGCCTTTGTGTTTCCATCATGATCCCGTGGTCTCCTCTGCACGTACTGTGACGCGAACCGATCCGCTCTCAGCCGGCGTTTCCCGCGGCGGCGCTCTCCGCCGGAACGGGATCCCCGCCGTAGCGAAGGGGCACCCAACCCATTTCGTGGGCGGCCTGGTCCTCCGCGTAGGCGATGAGGCGCCGGTAAAGCCGCGCCTGGCCCCACGCCATCAACACGAAGATACCCAGTATGCCGAGATTCACTCCAAGCGCGGCGGCCGGGTCGTCGATGTCGAAGGTGGTGACGGCAAGGATGGGGCCCAGCAGCAGCCAGAACCATGGAGTGAGCGCCAGGGTAACCCGGGTGCGCAGCACCGTCTGTTCGTGAACTGCGGTGTCTACATAGGCGGTGACAAACGCGAGGCGGCTGACCTTGAGGTCCCATCGTTCCCACCCGTCACCCGATGACGCGTCCAGATACATCTGCTGAAGATGGTAGGCGACCTTGTAGAGAAACGCGGGACGGTCGATCCAGGAAGCCCAATACCCATCCGACGGCGTGGCGGCTTTCTTGCGCCGTGCCTGCGTACGGAACCGGGTGCCCTTCAGCCGGCCGATGCTTCGGTAGACCGGCTGCAGCAGATGGAGCCGGAAAACGAGCCACCACTGATATGCCTTTTCCCGGTTGCCCCCGCGCTCGCGGCGGGCGCCGTCGGAGGCGGCCTGGGCTCCCACAAAAATCGTTCCTGCGAGGCCGCACACCGCCACCGAGGCAAACAACAACGCGACGTACGGAACCACCATGAAGACGCTCGCCGCCAACGCCGCGGCTGCAAGCACAACGGCATACCATTCGGGGGTCAACGCCAGCCCGGCCCAGTTGGTCCAGTGCGGATAATAGACTGACTGGAACATCGCCGCGCCGAATTCGCCGTAATGAACGCGCCGGCCCACTTTGAGGCGATGGAGCGGACCGTCGTAAAGGCTTCCCAGCCATTTGATGCCGCCAAGCGCGTTAAAGCGATCGGGGTGATTCTCGTGGAGCAATGCCTCGGCGAAGCCATAACCCCTTTGCTGGCCCAGGTATCGCTTCACGTTGGGCCGGCGATGGTGCCACACCATGGCGCCATGGTTAAAACCGATACGATAACCGGCGCTTAATACGCGCCAGCACATGTCGACGTCGTCGCCGGCCGTACGGTAAATGGTGTTGAAGCCGCCCAGAGACCGCAGCACGTCCGTCTTGAACGCCATGTTGCATCCGGGTACGTGCTCCGCTTCCTCATCGTCCATGAGGACATGGGTTGCGATGCCGGGGCAGCGGTCCACCGCACGCGCCACGGCATTGTCGTTCTCAGGCAGCAGGTTGGGGCCTCCCACCGCGCTCCAATCCCCCTCGGTGAAACTGGCGGCGAGATAGAAGAGCCAGTGCGGAGGCAGCACGCAGTCGGCATCGGTGTAGGCCACAATCTCGCCCGTCGCGGCGTCCATTCCCGCATTGCGCGCGAAGCTCAGGCCGCCGCGGCCAGGCTGCAGTAGCCGGATAGGCTCCGCGTAGGTTCCCGCGATCGATGCCGTCTGGTCTGTGGAGCCGTCGTCGATCACGAGCACCTCATAGTCCGGGTATTCCACGCGAGCGAATGAATCCAGGCACTCCGCGATCGTATCCGACGCATTGTAAGCGGCGATGACAACGGAGATGCGGGGGAGGCGCGGCAGCATCGCATACAGCGGCCCGGTGTACAACTGCTGTACCGTCGCGTACGCCGCCTTCGGCCGCCGGGCCTCGTCCACGATCCCGAATCTCCAGTCTTCGACCCTTCGATCGCCCACCACCCACTCGTCGGTCCAGCCGAACAGCGTTATGCCGCAAAGGCCCTTCTGGAACACGGCCTTCACCAGCCATTCGAGGGTCTCCGCCTGTTTCTCCTCGCTGGAGTGCATCGAGTCCAGGCCCGATTCGCCCAGGAGAATGGGTTTGTCACCGGCGAGCGACTGCAGTCGCGCCAGGTAACTGCGAAACTCCGGCTCGCGTTCCAGGTAGACGTTGAAGGTGATGACGTCGAGAAAGGAGAGATCCAGGTATTCAGCGGGCGGATAATTGGCGAAGGTGACGAGCGAGCCGGGATCCTCACGATGCACGAGGTCGGTCAATTCGCGAAGGAAGCCTTCTATAACCGTCTGCCCGTACCAGCGGATGATGTCCGGCGGCACTTCGTTGCCAATGCAGTACATCAGCACGGCGGGGTGATTACGGCACGCGCGGACCGCTGCGGTCACCTCGGCCTTTGCGGCGCTCCTGTCCGTCGCGCTGTCGTACATGAGTCGGCGCGCTTCCCAGAACGTGCCGACGATAACGTGCAGCCCGTGCTCGCGCGCGGCGTCCAGCAAATAGCGGGGGGGGACAGTGTAGGTGCGGATCGTGTTGACGCCGGCTTCGCGCATCAACCGGAAGTCCAGGTGAACCGTGGCCTCATCCGGGAAACGGTACCCGTCCTCCGATTCCGCGAAAGTGCCGTAGGTGACGCCCTTCACGAGGAACAGCCGGCCGTTGACCCGCAGGAACTTGCCCCACACTTCCGGTCGTGTGTCCTGGTTCGCGCGCCTGGTTGTTTCGTGAGATGGCAGCATCACTTGACGAAGCGTAATCAGATGAGTGCGGCGGGCGGCGCAGCGGATAGGCTGAATTGGAACACTATCAATTCTACCATCGGGACTCTGTCCGTGCCACTCGGTAGGTTGAACGATACATCCTGTACACGTTGGGATCGCGGCTCGGGGCGCCGGCGGTCATGCCGGAGGCTCGTCCGCCGAAGCGATGCTATGCCATTGGGCGAAAAGGCCGGACGCCGCGAGAAGGTCGTGCGGAGTGCCTTCCTCCACGATGCGGCCATCCTGCACCACGATGATGCGGTCGGCCTCCAACACGGTGCTCAGGCGGTGCGCCACGATGACGGTTGTCCGGCCGCGCATGAGTTCGCGCCACGCCGCCACGACCTCCCGCTCCGTGGTTACATCCAGCGCGGACGTTGGCTCGTCCAGTAGCAGCAACGGCGCGGCCTTCAGGAATGAGCGGGCGATGGCGATACGCTGACGCTGCCCGCCGCTGAGCCCCGCTCCACCTTCCCCAAGCACCGTCTGGTAGCCCTCCGGCGTGTCTGCGATGAACTGGTCCGCGCTCGCCATCTTCGCCGCCGCGATGACCTCAGGCAACGTGGCGCTCATCCGCCCGTACCGGATGTTCTCCTCTATCGTA is from Armatimonadota bacterium and encodes:
- a CDS encoding prepilin-type N-terminal cleavage/methylation domain-containing protein yields the protein MRLDYYCRKSRLAGPGFTLLELLVVIAIIAVLAAILFPVFALVKRRAYATTCVSNLHQLTDAMTAYADDNDSHLPRWWFQDSETTWDAAIFAQVKSVKAFDCPANSARLQIPIGGTIRGYAFPRNVSGLAVTELKRPADTVLLFEKGAQLVFDWNDSTAEFFSQMWAEDDNLKTYPHGEGKNFAYTDGHVAWSKTDSGPFAYRFPNVDSHGYWPVAYCGNKHDPLGVISNNTDPGANLPE
- a CDS encoding DegT/DnrJ/EryC1/StrS family aminotransferase, translated to MMETQRPLRADYLIFGSPRIEEDEINEVVDSLRSCWLGTGPKVALFERMFREYVGTQHSHALNSCTAGLHLSMLVAGVGPGDEVIVPDMTFAATANAVVHTGATPVFVDVEWPSSNINPAAVDAAVTERTKAIVPVHFAGRPCNMDAIMAIARKHGLRVIEDCAHAIESVYHGRKCGTIGDMGCFSFYATKNVTTGEGGMVTTDREDWARDLEIWGLHGLSRGAWQRYSDSGYKHYQVVAPGFKYNMMDLQAAIGIHQLRKVDDWAVRRREIWARYKEAFADLPLDLPAPEDPDTTHARHLFQVLLKLDEVDFTRDEFQERLHEMNIGTGIHYIGLHLHPYYQERFGFRPEDFPVSRMISDRTLSLPLSAKLTEGDVEDVVSAVRIAVLS
- a CDS encoding glycosyltransferase, whose product is MWGKFLRVNGRLFLVKGVTYGTFAESEDGYRFPDEATVHLDFRLMREAGVNTIRTYTVPPRYLLDAAREHGLHVIVGTFWEARRLMYDSATDRSAAKAEVTAAVRACRNHPAVLMYCIGNEVPPDIIRWYGQTVIEGFLRELTDLVHREDPGSLVTFANYPPAEYLDLSFLDVITFNVYLEREPEFRSYLARLQSLAGDKPILLGESGLDSMHSSEEKQAETLEWLVKAVFQKGLCGITLFGWTDEWVVGDRRVEDWRFGIVDEARRPKAAYATVQQLYTGPLYAMLPRLPRISVVIAAYNASDTIAECLDSFARVEYPDYEVLVIDDGSTDQTASIAGTYAEPIRLLQPGRGGLSFARNAGMDAATGEIVAYTDADCVLPPHWLFYLAASFTEGDWSAVGGPNLLPENDNAVARAVDRCPGIATHVLMDDEEAEHVPGCNMAFKTDVLRSLGGFNTIYRTAGDDVDMCWRVLSAGYRIGFNHGAMVWHHRRPNVKRYLGQQRGYGFAEALLHENHPDRFNALGGIKWLGSLYDGPLHRLKVGRRVHYGEFGAAMFQSVYYPHWTNWAGLALTPEWYAVVLAAAALAASVFMVVPYVALLFASVAVCGLAGTIFVGAQAASDGARRERGGNREKAYQWWLVFRLHLLQPVYRSIGRLKGTRFRTQARRKKAATPSDGYWASWIDRPAFLYKVAYHLQQMYLDASSGDGWERWDLKVSRLAFVTAYVDTAVHEQTVLRTRVTLALTPWFWLLLGPILAVTTFDIDDPAAALGVNLGILGIFVLMAWGQARLYRRLIAYAEDQAAHEMGWVPLRYGGDPVPAESAAAGNAG